From one Lotus japonicus ecotype B-129 chromosome 3, LjGifu_v1.2 genomic stretch:
- the LOC130742880 gene encoding GDSL esterase/lipase At5g45910-like yields the protein MKIMNLFSITCTCFFLGSVVSNGNPLPYEAIFNFGDSISDTGNAASMGKLPDDSPYGSTYFKHPSGRLSNGRLIIDFIAEAYGLPFLPAYLNLTKDQDIKKGVNFAFAGATALPGVSMDKSLSVQFGWFKKLKSSLCKSKEECNSYFKKSLFLVGEIGGNDVIALLSHKNISKLREIVPSIVETITNITTELIEEGAVELALPGNFPIGCNAGVLTIVNITNKDDYDQFGCSIAYNAFIEYFNGQLKQAIETLRKKYPYAKIMYLDYYNSAKRLFQAPQQFGLTTDRNVALKACCGGGGPYNVNFNVGCGSPNSTICSDVSKRINWDGAHFTEAAYKQLAKGLVEGPFVCPPLKTPIAKIS from the exons ATGAAGATTATGAATCTCTTTAGCATCACATGCACCTGTTTTTTCCTTGGAAGTGTTGTTTCTAATGGAAACCCTCTCCCGTATGAGGCTATCTTTAACTTTGGTGACTCTATAAGTGACACTGGAAATGCAGCATCAATGGGTAAATTACCTGATGATAGTCCTTATGGATCAACATACTTTAAACACCCATCCGGACGCTTGTCGAATGGCCGATTGATCATAGATTTTATAG CCGAGGCATATGGGCTGCCATTTTTGCCGGCCTATCTAAATCTCACCAAAGACCAAGACATCAAGAAAGGTGTAAATTTTGCTTTTGCGGGTGCAACTGCGCTCCCCGGAGTATCTATGGATAAATCGTTGAGCGTTCAATTCGGCTGGTTTAAGAAATTGAAATCATCCCTCTGTAAGAGTAAAGAAG AGTGCAATAGCTacttcaaaaaatcattatttctAGTGGGAGAGATTGGCGGGAATGATGTGATTGCGCTCCTCTCACATAAAAATATCTCAAAACTTCGAGAAATAGTTCCCTCAATTGTTGAAACGATTACAAATATCACAACT GaattaatagaagagggagcCGTCGAGCTAGCTTTGCCAGGGAACTTCCCCATAGGGTGTAATGCTGGCGTTTTGACAATCGTTAATATTACTAACAAAGACGATTATGATCAGTTTGGGTGCTCTATTGCTTACAATGCTTTCATTGAGTACTTTAATGGACAACTCAAACAAGCGATAGAGACATTAAGAAAGAAGTATCCTTATGCGAAGATAATGTATTTGGACTACTACAATAGTGCCAAACGTTTATTTCAAGCACCTCAACAATTTG GTCTTACTACTGATAGGAATGTGGCTTTGAAAGCATGTTGTGGAGGAGGAGGACCATATAATGTTAATTTCAATGTAGGTTGTGGATCTCCTAACTCAACAATTTGCTCTGACGTTTCAAAACGTATAAATTGGGATGGAGCCCACTTTACAGAAGCGGCTTATAAACAGTTGGCAAAGGGGCTTGTTGAAGGACCTTTTGTATGCCCGCCTCTTAAAACACCTATCGCCAAGATATCTTAG